One window of Chryseobacterium sp. JJR-5R genomic DNA carries:
- a CDS encoding beta-galactosidase family protein, producing the protein MNRLYAILCMLFFSCAGTFSYGQKPGRHTFTLGKSDFLLDGKPLQMISGEMHYPRIPRESWRDRMKMAKAMGLNTIGTYVFWNVHEETPGTYDFSGNSDIAEFVKTAREEGLWVVLRPSPYVCAEWEFGGYPWWLLKERDMKVRSTDPKFIAAYTRYIKALAKQLIPLQVTRGGNILMIQIENEYGSYSDDKNYMDLNRKIFREAGFDGILFTCDGAEKMPAGYLPGYLPAVNGLEDPAQVKALINTYHNGKGPYYVAEWYPGWFDDWGKKHADVSSEQSARTLDKLLAAGISVNMYMFHGGTTRGFMNGANMNKEMPYSPQVSSYDYDAPLDEAGNPTEKFHAFRKVIAGYLPEGQSLPPVPVKKPAIRIPDITLEQYADLFSQLPLPRRSDKPLSFEDLDQAYGFVLYRTRIKKGGLLKLQELRDYAQVYINGSYKGSLDRRLNQNTMDLTGISTESVLDLWVENNGRINYGPFLNDNRHGITESVSVDGQEISEWEMYCFPFKNTGKFSFSEKMDMKESRPVLYKGTFTLQQLGDTYLDMRNFGKGFVFLNGHNLGKYWNIGPQQTIYVPASWLRKGKNEVLVFDELKSSHTKLLSSDHPMLDHDHNPNNEKP; encoded by the coding sequence ATGAACAGACTGTATGCGATACTGTGTATGCTGTTCTTTTCCTGCGCAGGAACTTTTTCTTACGGCCAGAAGCCCGGCCGCCATACTTTTACCCTCGGTAAATCCGACTTCCTGCTGGACGGAAAGCCCCTGCAGATGATCTCCGGGGAAATGCATTACCCCCGCATCCCCAGGGAATCTTGGCGCGACCGCATGAAGATGGCCAAAGCGATGGGCCTTAATACGATAGGCACCTATGTATTCTGGAACGTGCATGAAGAAACCCCGGGAACCTATGATTTCAGCGGGAACAGCGATATCGCCGAATTTGTAAAGACGGCCCGTGAGGAAGGCTTGTGGGTGGTGCTGCGCCCCAGTCCGTACGTCTGTGCGGAATGGGAATTCGGAGGGTATCCCTGGTGGCTCCTGAAAGAACGGGATATGAAAGTAAGGAGTACCGATCCTAAATTTATAGCAGCCTATACCCGCTATATCAAAGCACTGGCGAAGCAGCTGATTCCGCTTCAGGTTACCCGCGGCGGCAATATCCTGATGATCCAGATCGAAAACGAATACGGGTCCTACAGTGATGATAAAAACTATATGGACCTTAACCGGAAGATCTTCAGGGAAGCGGGGTTCGACGGGATCCTTTTTACCTGCGACGGTGCCGAAAAAATGCCTGCCGGCTATCTGCCCGGTTACCTTCCGGCCGTTAACGGACTGGAGGATCCGGCACAGGTGAAGGCACTCATCAATACCTACCATAATGGAAAAGGGCCATACTATGTGGCGGAATGGTATCCCGGATGGTTTGACGACTGGGGCAAAAAGCATGCGGATGTATCGTCAGAACAATCGGCCAGAACACTGGATAAGCTGCTGGCCGCCGGAATATCCGTAAATATGTATATGTTCCACGGCGGTACCACGCGAGGATTTATGAACGGGGCGAATATGAACAAAGAAATGCCTTATTCGCCACAGGTATCCAGTTATGATTATGATGCGCCGCTCGATGAGGCCGGGAACCCTACCGAAAAATTCCATGCTTTCAGGAAGGTGATTGCCGGATATCTTCCTGAAGGGCAGTCACTGCCGCCGGTCCCTGTTAAGAAACCCGCCATCAGAATCCCGGATATTACACTGGAACAGTATGCAGACCTGTTCAGTCAGCTTCCGCTGCCCCGGCGTTCCGACAAACCCTTATCTTTTGAAGACTTGGACCAGGCTTACGGTTTTGTTTTATACCGCACCCGGATCAAAAAAGGAGGACTGCTGAAGCTTCAGGAGCTCAGGGACTATGCCCAAGTGTATATAAACGGCAGCTATAAAGGAAGCCTTGACCGGAGGCTGAACCAGAATACTATGGATCTGACCGGAATTTCTACGGAGTCCGTTCTGGATCTGTGGGTGGAAAATAACGGGCGCATCAACTACGGCCCTTTCCTCAATGATAACCGCCACGGGATTACAGAATCCGTTTCTGTTGACGGCCAGGAGATATCCGAATGGGAAATGTATTGTTTCCCTTTTAAAAACACAGGAAAATTTTCCTTCAGCGAAAAAATGGATATGAAGGAAAGCCGTCCGGTACTATACAAAGGTACTTTTACCCTTCAGCAGTTGGGCGACACATATCTGGATATGCGCAATTTTGGAAAAGGCTTTGTCTTCCTGAACGGACATAACCTGGGCAAATACTGGAATATCGGTCCGCAACAGACCATTTACGTGCCCGCTTCCTGGCTCAGAAAAGGGAAAAATGAAGTACTTGTTTTTGATGAGCTGAAAAGCAGCCACACAAAGCTCCTTTCATCAGATCACCCGATGCTGGACCATGACCATAATCCCAACAATGAAAAACCATGA
- a CDS encoding alpha-L-fucosidase, whose amino-acid sequence MRKRIITAGIILVLGMLPCRAQDTLPPYGALPSEAQLRWHEMEMYCIIHYSTGTYTDREWGYGDESPSLINPSKFDAEQIVSAAKEGGFKGVIVVAKHHDGLCLWPTETTEYSIRKSPWKNGKGHMVKEYQKACEKLGMKMGIYCSPWDRNSPLYGTPEYVDLYREQLRELYSRYGDLFISWHDGANGGDGYYGNTRETRKIDRAAYYGWDSTWAITRKMQPGAVIFGDAGPDVRWVGNEAGHAGETCWATYDPQSPEDGKKPANGFTKYEMATEGTRNGTYWMPAECDVSLRPGWFYHARENSRVKTPAELLDLYYRSVGRGAGLDLGLSPNPEGLLNPEDVNSLRQFGKLLKQTFALNLAEGAALHASNVRGNNLSGYGPQHLLDPDRYTYWATDDEVHLPELTVMLPAEKTFNVIRLRENIKLGQRIEAFTLEALLNGKWEKIAASTSIGPNRLIRLPKRITTAGVKLKITQSPVAVALSDFGLYNEPEMPEKPVIRRSSEGKVTLSSPQPSSVIYYTLDGMAPTSKSLRYRKPFIMVHDGTVKAISVRGSRQSETAFLAFGPVKSGWKIIQPLSSDTAHPAVYAVDDHPETFWISSQVHSPSAPVQMVIDTGKNQNLRGFTYLPRQDGNVSGTVSHYRIETGTDGVHWQCAAEGEFSNIKANPVEQQVVFRETVAARYIRFTAAGLVSGNVCTAAEIGILTDGK is encoded by the coding sequence ATGAGAAAACGGATCATTACAGCCGGTATTATCTTAGTCTTAGGCATGCTGCCCTGCCGTGCCCAGGATACTCTGCCGCCTTACGGTGCCCTGCCTTCCGAAGCACAGCTGAGGTGGCATGAAATGGAAATGTACTGCATCATCCACTACAGCACCGGGACTTATACCGACCGGGAATGGGGGTACGGGGATGAAAGCCCTTCGCTGATCAATCCTTCTAAGTTTGATGCGGAGCAGATTGTGTCCGCGGCAAAAGAGGGCGGATTCAAAGGCGTGATCGTCGTGGCCAAGCATCATGACGGCCTGTGCCTCTGGCCTACGGAAACCACGGAGTACAGCATCCGCAAAAGCCCGTGGAAAAACGGAAAAGGGCACATGGTAAAAGAATATCAAAAAGCATGTGAAAAACTCGGGATGAAAATGGGGATTTACTGCTCCCCATGGGACCGCAACAGCCCGTTATACGGAACGCCGGAATATGTTGACCTGTACCGGGAACAGCTCCGGGAACTGTACAGCCGTTACGGCGACCTTTTTATTTCCTGGCATGACGGGGCCAACGGCGGAGACGGATATTACGGAAATACCCGCGAGACCCGGAAAATTGATCGCGCTGCGTATTACGGCTGGGACTCCACCTGGGCCATTACCCGGAAGATGCAGCCGGGAGCCGTGATTTTCGGGGATGCAGGCCCGGATGTCCGGTGGGTGGGAAATGAAGCGGGGCATGCCGGGGAAACCTGCTGGGCTACATATGACCCGCAGAGCCCTGAAGACGGAAAGAAGCCGGCCAACGGCTTCACCAAATATGAAATGGCAACCGAAGGTACACGCAACGGAACCTACTGGATGCCTGCTGAGTGTGATGTATCCCTTCGCCCGGGATGGTTTTATCATGCCCGCGAAAACAGCCGGGTAAAGACACCCGCCGAACTGCTGGACCTCTATTACAGGAGTGTCGGCAGAGGAGCCGGCCTTGATTTGGGATTGTCACCCAACCCGGAAGGCCTGCTGAATCCCGAAGATGTAAATTCGCTCCGGCAGTTCGGAAAGCTCCTCAAACAGACTTTTGCCCTGAATCTTGCGGAAGGGGCGGCACTGCATGCCAGTAATGTCAGGGGAAATAATCTCTCTGGATACGGACCGCAGCATCTGCTCGACCCGGACCGGTATACGTACTGGGCCACCGATGACGAAGTACACCTGCCTGAACTCACGGTCATGCTGCCTGCTGAAAAAACGTTCAACGTCATCCGTTTGCGGGAGAATATAAAGCTGGGGCAGCGCATAGAAGCTTTTACCCTGGAAGCGCTCCTCAACGGGAAATGGGAAAAGATTGCCGCCTCCACCAGCATCGGGCCCAACCGGCTTATCCGCCTTCCGAAAAGGATTACCACGGCGGGAGTGAAACTCAAGATTACCCAGTCTCCCGTTGCAGTGGCCTTAAGTGATTTCGGACTGTACAATGAACCCGAAATGCCTGAAAAGCCTGTAATCCGCCGCAGCTCTGAAGGAAAAGTCACCCTATCCTCCCCTCAGCCTTCTTCCGTCATTTATTATACGCTTGACGGCATGGCTCCCACTTCAAAATCTTTACGGTACCGTAAACCTTTCATAATGGTTCATGACGGAACGGTAAAAGCAATATCCGTTCGCGGCAGCCGGCAGAGTGAAACGGCTTTCCTTGCATTCGGTCCCGTAAAATCAGGCTGGAAAATCATACAGCCACTGTCTTCTGATACGGCACATCCGGCGGTCTATGCTGTTGATGACCATCCGGAAACGTTCTGGATCAGTTCCCAGGTCCATTCTCCGTCAGCACCTGTACAGATGGTGATTGATACCGGCAAAAATCAGAACCTGAGAGGGTTCACCTATCTTCCCCGCCAGGACGGAAACGTAAGCGGAACCGTAAGCCATTACCGGATTGAAACCGGTACGGACGGTGTACACTGGCAGTGTGCAGCAGAAGGGGAATTTTCTAACATCAAGGCAAACCCCGTGGAACAGCAGGTAGTATTCAGGGAAACGGTTGCGGCCCGCTATATCCGCTTTACGGCTGCCGGACTGGTATCCGGGAATGTCTGCACAGCCGCTGAAATCGGGATCCTGACTGACGGAAAATAA